A stretch of the Flavobacterium aquiphilum genome encodes the following:
- a CDS encoding SDR family oxidoreductase has translation MKIILTGATGVLGSHIMYDILELFIKQNNNGKLFIIARNKGKVNAIDRVNELLTSDYTPEILRKAGLEKLHRYIEIIDSDLANLQDTFSEKIKGAYFIHSAGYVNLSTDEKLKGKIFDENAKITKSLFNTFHPFIKKFVYIGTAFSSGIRVGLIDNDFHNLGFKPKHRNAYEDAKFHSENFIAQECKRLGLPFQILRPSVIGGKMLGTESPYFIPKYMVFYLLAKFFHFTSQRKGEQENVRFIINEETGLNIIPVDYVSKVIVNTFERDDIEQLNIVNDKSFNIVKGLQLIMKEVGYTNFTLIKNPLDFKYKNTIEKLYYESIGKHLKPYFITKPNEYDTTLLNSILEIPKLDNEAFTNMIRYAISNDFKDINV, from the coding sequence ATGAAAATAATACTTACTGGAGCAACCGGCGTTTTAGGGTCGCATATTATGTATGACATTCTGGAGCTTTTTATTAAGCAAAACAATAATGGAAAGCTTTTTATTATTGCAAGAAACAAAGGGAAAGTCAACGCGATCGACCGTGTCAATGAACTTTTGACCAGTGATTATACTCCTGAAATTTTACGAAAAGCAGGTTTAGAAAAACTACACCGTTATATCGAAATCATCGATTCTGATTTAGCAAACCTTCAAGATACTTTTTCCGAAAAAATAAAGGGCGCCTATTTCATCCATTCGGCTGGATATGTAAATCTTTCCACTGACGAAAAATTGAAAGGCAAAATTTTTGATGAGAATGCAAAGATTACCAAGTCACTTTTCAATACGTTCCACCCTTTTATAAAGAAATTCGTTTACATTGGAACAGCTTTTTCATCAGGAATCAGAGTCGGACTGATAGATAATGATTTTCATAATCTTGGTTTCAAGCCAAAGCATCGCAATGCCTATGAAGATGCCAAATTTCATTCTGAGAATTTCATTGCACAAGAATGTAAAAGATTAGGATTGCCATTCCAAATTCTGAGGCCAAGTGTTATCGGCGGGAAAATGTTGGGGACTGAAAGCCCTTATTTCATTCCGAAATACATGGTTTTTTATCTTTTGGCGAAGTTTTTCCATTTTACCTCACAACGAAAAGGCGAACAGGAAAATGTTCGTTTTATTATCAATGAGGAAACAGGATTGAATATTATACCGGTCGATTATGTATCCAAAGTGATTGTAAACACTTTTGAAAGGGACGATATCGAGCAACTGAATATCGTAAATGATAAAAGTTTCAATATTGTAAAAGGACTGCAACTGATTATGAAAGAAGTGGGTTATACTAATTTCACTTTAATCAAAAATCCACTCGATTTCAAATACAAAAACACTATCGAGAAACTGTATTATGAGAGTATTGGTAAGCATTTAAAACCTTATTTTATTACCAAACCCAACGAATACGACACTACTTTACTGAATTCAATCCTTGAGATTCCCAAATTAGATAACGAAGCATTTACCAATATGATTCGTTATGCTATATCCAATGATTTTAAGGATATCAATGTGTAA
- a CDS encoding transglutaminase, with amino-acid sequence MIQLTKENFYRIRAKFRLKKPWDSFVIFFLTVIITIPSFIVIHQNIIDPQWYFSLDRILLFILVFIVVYCVLYALRTISIICLGIYLLMLIYGSLFGNFNFNSVFDDYNSMLYTMNNNPFPQDIIVAKLLPFPNKSEILRAIEYENPKVRNFAIMATTRHFKYIRGYSDYRTLIQCFAVFKEINSRWNYVNDPKYGDYIATAHESLLYFSGDCDDHSILMAACVRSIGGTPRLIHTKGHIYPEILIGDKGDLETVNFLIKNILFPDESRGKTLNYHIDEHGQIWLNLDYTAKYPGGPFMFEEILGALTLE; translated from the coding sequence ATGATACAACTTACTAAAGAGAATTTTTATCGGATAAGAGCCAAGTTTCGATTGAAAAAACCTTGGGACAGTTTTGTTATCTTCTTTTTGACAGTTATAATAACAATTCCTTCATTTATTGTAATTCACCAAAATATTATTGACCCGCAGTGGTATTTTAGTTTGGACAGAATACTGCTTTTTATCCTCGTTTTTATAGTTGTCTATTGCGTATTGTATGCTTTGAGAACTATAAGCATCATTTGTTTGGGAATTTATCTTTTGATGCTTATTTATGGTAGTTTATTCGGGAATTTTAATTTTAATTCTGTTTTCGATGATTACAATTCGATGTTATACACGATGAATAATAATCCTTTTCCGCAGGATATTATTGTTGCCAAATTACTTCCTTTTCCCAATAAGAGTGAAATATTGAGGGCAATCGAATATGAGAACCCAAAGGTGAGAAACTTTGCCATAATGGCTACAACGAGGCATTTTAAATATATTCGTGGTTATTCGGATTACAGGACTTTAATCCAGTGTTTTGCTGTGTTTAAAGAAATTAATAGCCGCTGGAATTATGTAAATGACCCTAAATATGGAGACTATATTGCTACGGCACATGAATCGTTACTTTATTTTTCGGGAGATTGTGACGATCATTCCATCTTAATGGCAGCTTGTGTGCGCTCGATAGGTGGCACTCCCCGACTGATTCATACCAAAGGGCATATTTATCCCGAAATATTGATTGGAGATAAAGGGGATCTTGAAACGGTGAATTTTTTGATAAAAAACATTTTGTTTCCTGACGAAAGTCGCGGAAAAACACTGAATTATCATATCGATGAGCACGGCCAAATTTGGTTGAACCTAGATTATACTGCAAAATATCCCGGAGGTCCTTTTATGTTTGAAGAAATATTGGGAGCTTTGACCTTGGAATAA
- the ung gene encoding uracil-DNA glycosylase — translation MNLNLNPSWQTILSDEITKPYFVELMNTVEQEYQNSVCFPPKELIFSAFNNCPFKDIKVVIIGQDPYHGDGEANGLSFSVNDSVKIPPSLRNIFREINSDLDSIFMPTTGNLEFWAKQGVLLLNASLTVRKDIPNSHKHLKWNLFTDAVIKKISEEKENIVFMLWGSFAQKKGAKIDRSKHLVLESGHPSPMSANQGKWFGNKHFSQANIYLEKNNLEKINWL, via the coding sequence ATGAACCTCAACCTAAATCCTTCTTGGCAAACTATTTTATCAGACGAAATTACAAAACCCTATTTTGTTGAATTGATGAATACCGTTGAACAGGAATATCAAAATTCAGTTTGTTTTCCTCCAAAAGAACTTATTTTTTCGGCTTTTAATAATTGCCCATTCAAAGACATTAAAGTAGTTATTATCGGCCAAGATCCTTATCATGGAGATGGCGAAGCCAATGGTTTATCTTTTTCGGTAAATGATTCTGTGAAAATCCCACCATCATTACGTAATATTTTCAGGGAAATCAACTCCGATTTAGACTCTATTTTCATGCCAACTACAGGAAATCTTGAATTTTGGGCAAAGCAAGGTGTTTTGCTGCTCAATGCCTCCTTAACCGTTAGAAAAGACATTCCAAACAGTCACAAACACCTCAAGTGGAATCTTTTTACCGACGCAGTCATTAAAAAAATATCGGAAGAAAAAGAAAACATAGTTTTTATGCTTTGGGGAAGTTTTGCACAAAAAAAAGGCGCTAAAATTGACAGAAGCAAGCATTTGGTTTTAGAATCAGGGCATCCTTCACCAATGAGTGCCAATCAAGGGAAATGGTTTGGAAATAAACATTTTAGTCAAGCAAATATATATTTAGAAAAGAATAATTTGGAAAAGATTAATTGGCTGTAA
- a CDS encoding endonuclease MutS2, giving the protein MISITEKTLQDLQFPTVLETISEICNTDIGKQKALEITPFREKESLMSALLQTSEYVSSFQNNNAIPNHGFDAITYEIKFLAIEDSFLEVGSFRKIATISETTNVLLAFLNKFNDYYPSLCAKSSGIQLTKEIVSLIDVVVDKYGEIKDNASPRLLEIRREMNLVRGKVNQSFGSALTQYNSLGYLDDIKESFVQNRRVLAVLAMYRRKVKGSILGSSKTGSIAYIEPENTLKYSRELSNLEYEEKEEITKILKQLTNAIRPFLPLLIQYQDFLSDIDVIAAKAKYANRINGILPTITEERRLYFRDAYHPILYLTNKQKKEVTHPQTIELSQQNRIIVISGPNAGGKTISMKTVGLLQLMLQSGMLIPVHERSETFLFDRILTDIGDNQSIENHLSTYSYRLKNMNYFLKKCNKRTMFLIDEFGTGSDPELGGALAEIFLEEFYHREAFGLITTHYSNLKILANELPCATNANMLFDEKSLEPMYKLVLGQAGSSFTFEVAQKNGIPFGLINRAKKKIEIGKVRFDKTIANLQKERSKLEKTSINLKEEETKAREESKKMEDINVRIKQKLESYQELYDSNQKTIYIGQKIEDIAEKYFNNKNKKDLIGEFLKIVEIENSKRKKATPKEVKAIQQKKKEVIQEVAVVVEEIRKEKKEKKLKPVIEKPKPILKVGDRVRMLDGKSVGSIDKIEKNKAVVNYGLFTSKVSLDELELVEAVKK; this is encoded by the coding sequence ATGATCTCCATTACCGAAAAAACATTACAAGATTTACAATTTCCTACTGTCTTAGAAACAATTTCTGAAATCTGTAATACCGACATAGGAAAACAAAAAGCCTTGGAAATTACTCCTTTTAGAGAAAAAGAATCTTTGATGAGCGCATTGTTGCAAACATCAGAGTATGTCTCTTCTTTTCAAAATAACAATGCAATTCCTAATCACGGTTTTGATGCCATTACTTACGAAATTAAGTTTCTTGCCATCGAAGACAGTTTTTTGGAAGTGGGAAGTTTTAGAAAAATTGCTACTATATCCGAAACGACTAACGTGCTTTTGGCATTTTTAAATAAATTCAATGATTATTATCCGAGTCTTTGTGCGAAAAGTTCGGGAATCCAGCTTACCAAAGAAATTGTCTCTTTGATTGATGTGGTAGTGGATAAATATGGAGAGATAAAAGACAATGCCTCTCCCCGACTTTTAGAAATCCGCCGGGAAATGAATTTGGTTCGTGGAAAAGTGAATCAAAGTTTTGGTTCGGCTTTGACGCAATACAATAGTTTGGGTTATTTGGACGATATCAAAGAAAGTTTTGTGCAAAACCGTCGTGTTTTGGCTGTTTTGGCGATGTATAGACGAAAAGTGAAAGGTTCTATTCTTGGAAGTTCTAAAACTGGAAGTATTGCCTATATCGAACCCGAAAATACCCTCAAATATTCCCGTGAATTAAGTAATCTGGAATATGAGGAAAAAGAGGAAATCACCAAGATTTTAAAGCAATTGACGAATGCTATCCGTCCTTTTTTGCCTTTATTGATTCAGTATCAGGATTTCCTTAGTGATATTGACGTAATTGCTGCCAAAGCAAAATATGCGAATAGAATCAATGGAATTTTGCCAACAATTACTGAGGAACGTCGTCTTTATTTCAGGGATGCCTATCACCCTATTTTGTATTTGACCAATAAACAAAAGAAAGAAGTTACGCATCCGCAAACAATTGAATTAAGTCAGCAAAACAGAATAATAGTTATTTCTGGACCAAATGCGGGTGGGAAAACCATTTCGATGAAAACAGTTGGGTTATTGCAATTGATGTTACAATCGGGAATGTTAATACCGGTTCATGAACGCAGTGAAACATTTCTGTTTGACAGAATCTTGACAGATATTGGCGATAATCAATCTATTGAAAATCATTTGAGTACTTATAGTTACCGATTGAAAAACATGAACTACTTTTTGAAAAAGTGCAATAAAAGAACCATGTTTTTGATTGATGAATTTGGTACAGGTTCCGATCCTGAATTGGGTGGTGCTTTGGCTGAAATCTTCCTGGAAGAGTTTTATCATAGAGAAGCTTTTGGATTGATAACAACGCATTATTCGAATCTGAAAATTTTGGCAAATGAACTGCCTTGTGCTACAAATGCAAATATGTTATTTGATGAAAAATCATTGGAGCCAATGTATAAATTGGTTTTAGGACAGGCAGGAAGTTCTTTTACTTTTGAAGTGGCTCAGAAAAATGGAATTCCTTTCGGTTTAATTAATCGGGCTAAAAAGAAAATTGAGATTGGAAAAGTCCGTTTTGATAAAACAATCGCCAATTTGCAGAAAGAACGCTCCAAACTGGAAAAAACTTCCATTAATCTTAAGGAAGAAGAAACCAAAGCTCGTGAAGAAAGCAAAAAGATGGAAGATATCAATGTGAGAATCAAACAAAAATTAGAAAGCTATCAGGAATTGTATGATAGTAACCAAAAGACAATTTATATTGGTCAAAAAATAGAAGATATCGCCGAAAAATATTTTAATAATAAAAACAAAAAAGATCTTATTGGAGAATTTTTGAAAATTGTTGAGATAGAAAATTCCAAACGTAAAAAAGCTACTCCAAAAGAAGTTAAGGCAATACAACAAAAGAAAAAAGAAGTTATTCAAGAGGTTGCTGTTGTCGTTGAAGAAATTCGCAAGGAAAAGAAAGAAAAGAAATTAAAACCGGTAATTGAAAAACCAAAACCTATTCTGAAAGTTGGTGACCGAGTGCGAATGCTGGATGGTAAATCAGTGGGAAGCATTGATAAGATTGAAAAAAATAAAGCAGTGGTGAATTATGGACTCTTTACTTCTAAAGTGAGTTTGGACGAATTGGAATTGGTTGAAGCGGTTAAGAAGTAG
- a CDS encoding GIY-YIG nuclease family protein, whose translation MKPGFVYIITNKSQTVVYTGVTSNLPQRILDHKEKKYPQSFSARYNVNILVYYEQFQWIEDAITREKQIKAVSREFKNNLIRSINPTWKDLFEEIKDIMTV comes from the coding sequence ATGAAGCCAGGATTTGTTTATATTATTACCAATAAAAGTCAAACCGTTGTTTATACTGGTGTAACTTCAAATTTGCCACAAAGAATTTTAGACCATAAGGAGAAAAAATATCCTCAATCATTTTCTGCTCGTTATAATGTAAATATTCTGGTTTATTATGAGCAATTTCAATGGATTGAAGATGCAATAACGAGAGAAAAACAAATAAAGGCAGTGTCAAGAGAATTCAAAAATAATCTTATTCGTTCAATAAATCCAACTTGGAAAGATTTGTTTGAAGAAATTAAAGATATTATGACAGTATAA
- a CDS encoding thiol-disulfide oxidoreductase DCC family protein, which translates to MEEQREIASFLAKTVANKKIILFDGVCSLCNSAVQFVIKHDKKDVFRFVALQSELGKEILSHIGIDVKNIDSIVLYEPGVAYYYKSDAALQIAKSLNGLFALRILFKIIPTGIRNQLYDYIARNRYKWYGKKESCMIPTPDLKIKFLE; encoded by the coding sequence ATGGAAGAACAGCGTGAGATTGCTTCGTTCCTCGCAAAGACTGTTGCGAATAAAAAAATAATTCTCTTTGACGGTGTTTGTAGTCTCTGTAATTCTGCGGTGCAGTTTGTAATTAAACACGACAAGAAAGACGTTTTTCGTTTTGTAGCACTTCAATCGGAGTTGGGAAAAGAAATACTTTCCCATATAGGGATTGATGTTAAAAACATTGATAGCATTGTTTTGTATGAACCTGGAGTGGCTTATTATTACAAGTCGGATGCTGCTTTGCAAATTGCGAAAAGCTTGAACGGTTTATTTGCCCTGAGAATTCTTTTTAAAATTATCCCAACCGGAATCAGAAATCAATTATACGATTACATTGCCAGGAATCGCTATAAATGGTACGGCAAAAAAGAAAGCTGTATGATTCCAACTCCGGACTTAAAAATAAAATTTTTGGAATAA
- the ettA gene encoding energy-dependent translational throttle protein EttA encodes MSDDKKVIFSMQKLSKTYQGADKPVLKNIYLSFFYGAKIGILGLNGSGKSSLLKIIAGVDKNYQGDVVFQPGYTVGYLEQEPILDDSKTVLEIVQEGAAETMAVLAEYNQINDLFGLEENYSDPDKMDKLMDRQAALQDKIDALGAWEIDTKLEIAMDALRTPDGDTPIKNLSGGERRRVALCRLLLQQPDVLLLDEPTNHLDAESVLWLEQHLAQYSGTVIAVTHDRYFLDNVAGWILELDRGEGIPWKGNYSSWLDQKSSRMALEEKVASKRRKNLERELDWVRQGAKGRQTKQKARLQNYDKLLNEDQKQLDENLEIYIPNGPRLGTNVIEAKNVAKAFGDKLLYDNLNFTLPQAGIVGIIGPNGAGKSTIFKMIMGEEKPDAGEFLIGETVKIAYVDQSHSNIDPNKSIWENFADGQELIMMGGKQVNSRAYLSRFNFGGGEQNKKVSMLSGGERNRLHLAMTLKEEGNVLLLDEPTNDLDVNTLRALEEGLENFAGCAVVISHDRWFLDRICTHILAFEGDSEVYYFEGGFTEYEENKKKRLGGDLTPKRIKYRKLIRN; translated from the coding sequence ATGTCAGACGATAAAAAAGTAATTTTCTCAATGCAAAAATTGAGTAAAACCTACCAAGGAGCAGACAAACCTGTTCTTAAAAACATTTATTTAAGTTTCTTTTACGGAGCTAAAATTGGTATTCTAGGTTTAAATGGTTCAGGAAAATCATCTCTTTTAAAAATTATTGCCGGAGTTGATAAAAACTATCAGGGAGATGTTGTTTTTCAGCCTGGTTATACAGTTGGTTACTTAGAACAGGAGCCAATTCTTGATGATTCTAAAACTGTTTTAGAAATTGTTCAAGAAGGGGCGGCCGAAACTATGGCTGTTTTGGCAGAATACAATCAGATTAATGATTTATTTGGTCTTGAAGAAAACTATTCAGATCCAGATAAAATGGACAAGTTGATGGATCGTCAAGCTGCCTTACAAGACAAAATTGATGCTCTTGGTGCTTGGGAAATCGATACCAAATTAGAAATTGCAATGGATGCTTTGCGCACGCCAGATGGAGATACACCAATTAAGAATCTTTCAGGTGGAGAGCGTCGTCGTGTAGCTTTATGTCGTTTGTTATTGCAGCAGCCTGATGTCTTGCTTTTGGATGAGCCTACCAACCACTTGGATGCAGAGAGTGTTCTTTGGTTAGAACAACACTTGGCACAATATTCCGGAACTGTAATTGCAGTAACGCACGATAGATATTTCTTGGATAATGTTGCAGGATGGATTTTGGAATTGGATAGAGGAGAAGGTATTCCGTGGAAAGGAAATTATTCTTCTTGGTTGGACCAAAAATCAAGCAGAATGGCATTGGAAGAAAAAGTAGCTTCTAAACGTCGTAAAAACTTAGAACGTGAGTTGGATTGGGTTCGTCAAGGAGCGAAAGGACGTCAAACCAAACAAAAAGCACGTTTACAGAATTATGATAAACTTTTGAATGAAGATCAAAAACAATTGGATGAAAACTTGGAAATCTATATTCCAAATGGACCACGTTTAGGAACTAATGTTATCGAAGCCAAAAATGTAGCCAAAGCTTTTGGAGACAAATTATTGTACGACAACTTAAATTTTACTTTGCCACAAGCGGGAATTGTTGGAATTATCGGACCAAATGGTGCTGGTAAATCAACCATTTTCAAAATGATAATGGGTGAAGAAAAACCAGATGCCGGAGAGTTTTTAATTGGTGAGACAGTAAAAATTGCTTATGTCGACCAATCACACTCTAATATCGACCCAAACAAATCTATCTGGGAAAATTTTGCCGATGGTCAAGAATTAATTATGATGGGAGGTAAACAAGTAAACTCAAGAGCTTATTTATCTCGCTTTAACTTTGGTGGTGGCGAACAAAACAAGAAAGTTTCGATGCTTTCTGGTGGAGAGCGTAACCGTTTGCACTTAGCGATGACTTTGAAAGAAGAAGGAAACGTATTGTTGCTGGATGAGCCAACCAATGATTTGGACGTAAACACGCTTCGAGCATTAGAAGAAGGGTTAGAAAATTTCGCAGGTTGTGCCGTTGTTATTTCGCACGATAGATGGTTCTTAGACAGAATTTGTACGCACATTCTAGCTTTCGAAGGTGATTCTGAAGTATATTATTTTGAAGGAGGTTTCACTGAATACGAAGAAAACAAAAAGAAACGTTTAGGTGGTGATTTAACTCCAAAACGAATTAAATACAGAAAACTAATCAGAAACTAA
- a CDS encoding CAL67264 family membrane protein translates to MNKNTILGWATLIMTLMGLLLIGLGIFRYSEVSGWGFAAVGIGFFAIAWVFSSLKGRL, encoded by the coding sequence ATGAATAAAAATACTATTTTAGGATGGGCTACCCTCATAATGACACTCATGGGATTGTTACTTATAGGATTAGGCATTTTTAGATACAGTGAAGTTTCAGGCTGGGGATTTGCGGCTGTTGGAATTGGATTTTTTGCCATTGCTTGGGTATTTAGCTCGCTAAAAGGCCGATTATAG
- the pulA gene encoding type I pullulanase, with product MFGDTKKIHLIIGLLLTVNFAMTQNSKINTIQYATFDAYPVYLKDDLGVVYSPNKTIIKLWSPNVSEVKINLYKQGNGGETFAVKNLDYDPKTGVWQIVLDGNYHNTYYTLQVKYINGNWSKEMPDPYVKGVGVNGNRGLIFDPKLTNPSDWKTDKQPSLKSISDIILYEAHVRDFSIDPSSGIKNKGKFLGLTEKNTKNAFGEATGLDYLQELGITHLHLLPVFDYKSIDETSLEKKQYNWGYDPQNYNSLEGSYSTNPFDGLVRINEYKQMVLALHKAKIRLIMDVVYNHTSSTDIFDQLVPGYYYRSWPDGKRSDGTACGNEFASERIMARQFMLESLKYWVKEYHIDGFRFDLMAVHDVETMNLISAALKKIDPTIFLYGEGWTAGDSPLPIEKRALKSSVKKLDNIAVFSDDIRDGVKGHWSNVTEKGFVSGNPNYKEVIQFGIVASTNHPQIKYDPKRSYAQSPYSDSPTKVIGYVSCHDNNTLYDKLKIANPKATEKELVQMDKLANTIILTSQSIPFLHMGVEMKRTKMGVENSYKSPDSINKIDWNWKHENKELVQYYKNLIALRNNHPAFKMTSEKMIQEHLEFLSLESPLLVGYTLKNHANGDKWKNIRVYFNGDEKGAKQNIEGTWTLVCNGEFINQNSVVKIKNQPVTIPGRSAIILYQE from the coding sequence ATGTTTGGCGACACTAAAAAAATCCATTTAATTATTGGTTTATTACTCACAGTAAATTTTGCCATGACCCAAAACTCAAAAATAAACACAATTCAGTATGCTACATTTGATGCTTATCCTGTTTATTTGAAAGATGATTTGGGGGTTGTTTATTCGCCCAATAAAACCATTATAAAATTATGGAGTCCAAATGTTAGCGAAGTCAAAATAAATCTTTATAAACAAGGCAATGGAGGAGAAACTTTTGCTGTAAAAAATTTAGATTATGATCCTAAAACAGGTGTCTGGCAAATTGTTTTAGACGGCAATTATCACAATACCTACTATACGTTACAAGTAAAATATATCAATGGAAATTGGTCTAAAGAAATGCCTGATCCGTATGTAAAAGGTGTAGGTGTGAACGGGAATCGAGGCCTGATCTTTGACCCAAAATTAACCAATCCTTCTGACTGGAAAACAGACAAGCAGCCTTCTTTAAAATCGATTTCAGACATCATATTGTATGAAGCTCACGTGCGGGATTTTTCAATTGATCCTTCATCGGGGATAAAAAACAAAGGAAAATTCCTTGGTTTAACCGAAAAGAATACCAAAAATGCTTTTGGCGAAGCTACAGGATTAGACTATTTACAAGAATTAGGGATTACTCATTTGCATTTGCTTCCGGTATTTGATTACAAATCAATTGATGAAACTTCATTAGAAAAAAAACAATATAATTGGGGTTATGATCCGCAGAATTACAATTCTTTAGAAGGTTCTTACTCAACTAATCCTTTTGATGGATTGGTCCGAATAAATGAATACAAACAAATGGTTTTAGCTTTGCATAAAGCAAAAATTCGATTGATAATGGATGTTGTTTACAACCACACCAGTTCTACCGATATTTTTGATCAATTGGTTCCGGGTTATTACTACAGAAGCTGGCCTGATGGAAAACGTTCGGATGGAACGGCCTGTGGGAATGAATTTGCTTCTGAACGAATCATGGCGAGACAATTCATGCTGGAATCGCTTAAATATTGGGTCAAAGAATATCATATCGACGGGTTTCGATTTGACTTAATGGCCGTACATGATGTCGAAACAATGAATCTTATTTCTGCAGCATTGAAAAAAATCGACCCAACTATTTTTCTTTATGGCGAAGGATGGACAGCCGGAGATTCACCTTTACCTATAGAAAAACGAGCTTTGAAAAGTAGTGTAAAAAAACTAGATAATATTGCCGTTTTCTCAGACGATATAAGGGATGGTGTAAAAGGACATTGGTCTAATGTTACCGAAAAAGGTTTTGTAAGCGGTAATCCAAATTACAAAGAGGTAATCCAATTTGGAATTGTAGCATCAACAAATCATCCTCAAATTAAATATGATCCCAAGCGAAGTTATGCGCAATCGCCATATTCCGATAGCCCAACAAAAGTTATCGGCTATGTTTCCTGTCATGATAACAATACTTTGTATGACAAATTAAAAATTGCCAATCCAAAAGCAACCGAAAAGGAATTAGTTCAAATGGACAAACTGGCCAATACCATCATTTTGACTTCTCAAAGCATTCCCTTTTTACACATGGGCGTAGAAATGAAACGTACCAAAATGGGAGTTGAGAACTCCTATAAATCACCAGACAGCATTAACAAAATAGACTGGAACTGGAAACACGAAAACAAAGAATTAGTTCAGTATTATAAAAACCTCATAGCTCTTAGAAACAACCATCCTGCGTTCAAAATGACTTCCGAAAAGATGATTCAGGAGCATTTGGAATTTCTTTCTTTAGAATCCCCATTATTAGTTGGTTACACCCTGAAAAACCATGCAAATGGTGATAAATGGAAAAATATCAGAGTTTATTTTAACGGAGATGAAAAAGGAGCAAAACAAAACATTGAGGGGACTTGGACACTTGTTTGCAATGGCGAATTTATCAATCAAAACAGCGTTGTAAAAATTAAAAACCAACCTGTGACAATCCCTGGTAGAAGTGCCATAATTTTGTATCAGGAATAA
- the holA gene encoding DNA polymerase III subunit delta, whose protein sequence is MDEVVKIVNDIKGGNIKPIYFLMGEEPYYIDKLSEYIEINVLAEEEKGFNQTVLYGRDVSIEDVVSTAKRYPMMADRQVVIIKEAQELSRTIDKIESYVENPMPSTVLVFCYKYKTLDKRKKVTKLLAKNGIVYESKKLYENQVGDWIKRVLSGKKYSIEPKASAMLVEFLGTDLSTINKELEKLQIILPAGSTISAKDIEENIGFSKDYNVFELRKAIGERDQLKAYKIAENFAQNPKDNPIVMTVGLVFSFFVQLLKYHGLKDKNPKNVASALGVNPFFLKDYDVAVKNYPMKKVSQIVASLRDTDVKSKGVGANSLSQADLLREMLYKIFN, encoded by the coding sequence ATGGACGAAGTTGTAAAGATTGTAAATGATATAAAGGGCGGCAACATCAAACCAATTTATTTTTTGATGGGGGAAGAACCTTATTATATCGACAAATTGTCAGAATATATTGAAATAAATGTTTTGGCCGAAGAAGAAAAAGGGTTTAATCAAACCGTTCTTTATGGCAGGGATGTTAGTATAGAAGATGTTGTCTCTACAGCCAAACGCTACCCTATGATGGCCGATCGCCAAGTGGTAATCATCAAAGAAGCGCAGGAATTATCAAGAACAATCGACAAAATAGAAAGTTATGTCGAAAACCCAATGCCTTCGACCGTTTTGGTATTTTGTTACAAATACAAAACACTAGACAAACGTAAAAAAGTCACCAAACTTCTCGCTAAAAACGGAATTGTTTATGAAAGTAAAAAATTGTATGAAAATCAGGTAGGAGACTGGATTAAGCGCGTTTTATCAGGGAAGAAATACTCTATTGAACCCAAAGCTTCTGCTATGTTGGTCGAGTTTTTAGGAACTGATTTGAGCACTATCAATAAAGAACTTGAAAAACTGCAAATTATATTGCCGGCAGGAAGCACTATATCTGCCAAAGACATTGAAGAAAATATTGGATTTAGCAAAGATTATAATGTCTTCGAATTGCGAAAAGCCATTGGTGAACGCGATCAATTGAAAGCATACAAAATCGCTGAGAATTTTGCTCAAAACCCAAAAGACAACCCAATTGTTATGACAGTTGGTTTGGTTTTTAGCTTTTTTGTTCAGCTATTGAAATACCACGGTTTGAAGGACAAAAACCCTAAAAATGTGGCTTCTGCACTGGGAGTTAATCCTTTTTTCTTAAAAGATTATGATGTAGCAGTCAAAAATTATCCAATGAAAAAAGTAAGCCAAATAGTGGCGTCATTGCGAGATACTGATGTAAAAAGCAAAGGTGTTGGTGCCAACAGCTTATCACAGGCGGATTTATTAAGAGAAATGCTTTACAAAATTTTCAATTAA